The proteins below come from a single Periophthalmus magnuspinnatus isolate fPerMag1 chromosome 7, fPerMag1.2.pri, whole genome shotgun sequence genomic window:
- the LOC117373785 gene encoding SH3 and cysteine-rich domain-containing protein 3 — protein sequence MDGEDDKHSVDIHDNPPQPDNFVKEDGGETVYFIYEEEVEVEEKEPEPPSEPVVMVNDKPHKFKDHYCKKPKFCDVCARMIVLNNKFALRCKNCKTNIHHACQSYVEFQKCFGKIPPGFRRAYSSPLYSSDIPDPNNVNRNDPVFDTLRVGVIMANKERKKGENDKKNIMMMEEEEEENQQPKENEEGGEGKPDDKKDKGGDKADDKAKAFSQSHYYLALYRFKAIEKDDLDFHPGDRITVLDDSNEEWWRGKMGDKTGYFPTNYLIKVKASERVYKVTRSFVGNREMGQITLKKDQIVVKKGDEKGGYLKVSTGRKLGYFPADLLQEITVT from the exons ATGGACGG GGAGGATGACAAGCACTCAGTGGACATCCATGACAACCCTCCACAGCCCGATAACTTTGTGAAGGAGGACGGAGGGGAGACA GTGTACTTCATctatgaggaggaggtggaggtggaggagaaggagCCCGAGCCTCCTTCTGAGCCCGTGGTCATGGTCAATGATAAACCACACAAGTTCAAGGACCATTACTGCAAGAAGCCCAAGTTCTGTGACGTGTGTGCGCGGATGATCGTCT TGAATAACAAGTTTGCTCTGAGgtgtaaaaactgtaaaaccaACATCCACCATGCGTGTCAGTCCTATGTGGAGTTTCAGAAGTGTTTTGGAAAAATT CCTCCAGGATTCCGACGGGCGTACAGCTCTCCTCTGTACAGCAGCGACATCCCCGACCCCA ACAATGTGAACAGGAACGACCCCGTATTCGACACACTGAGAGTGGGGGTCATCATGGCCAACAAGGAGCGCAAGAAAGGAGAGAACGACAAGAAGAAT aTTATGAtgatggaagaggaggaggaggagaaccagCAGCCCAAAGAGAATGAAGAAGGAGGGGAAG GAAAGCCCGACGACAAGAAAGACAAAGGAGGAGACAAGGCCGATGATAAG GCTAAGGCCTTCTCTCAGTCACATTACTACCTGGCTCTGTACCGCTTTAAGGCCATCGAGAAGGATGACCTCGACTTCCA cCCTGGAGACCGGATCACAGTGCTGGACGACTCCAATGAGGAGTGGTGGAGG GGTAAAATGGGGGATAAGACCGGATACTTCCCCACAAACTACCTGATCAAAGTCAAAGCCTCAGAGAGAGTGTATAAAGTCACACGTTCCTTCGTGGGCAACAGAGAGATGGGCCAGATCACACTCAAGAAGGACCAG ATTGTGGTGAAGAAAGGTGACGAGAAGGGCGGCTACCTAAAGGTCAGCACTGGACGAAAGCTTGGATACTTCCCAGCCGATCTGCTCCAAGAGATCACTgtcacataa
- the LOC129456409 gene encoding gastrula zinc finger protein XlCGF57.1-like, translated as MDQKTMMRTLQLIALPVPRAQIPSLSPGPGLDQEIPETPQIKEEPEEWSIKQEEEPLPESVPDYIAVCVKTEEEEEDTPGEDISSETHVDRGDTQGEDISSETHVHRGNTEGEDINSETFVHPETEENMEHSSDSDNDEDWRQKATDADEGYYNQVQIRARAVQNYLSIYLCPTYKSAAESSATVNNGGMSRTAEGTERTKLPCPFCKKRYLSKQDLLRHIRVHTGENLLSCSICEKTFTKKISLTVHMKTHTGEKPFSCSVCMKAFSEKSNLAAHMRTHLGEKPYSCSICQKTFTRKSSLAVHTRTHTGDKPYSCSICEKTFIKNSNLAVHMRTHTGDKPYSCSICNKLFANNGNLTAHMGMHRGDKPFSCSICNKTFTRNNSLEVHMRTHTGEKPYSCSVCAKTFSRKGNLAVHMGTHREEKPCSRSDCSEDLTHSSCHKCSNRTETGERIFSCSVCNAEFTWSSHLKSHMRCHTGEKPYSCSICNAQFAWSSNLKRHMGSHSGGEKKDEQSNHTHSSKRHIDKK; from the exons ATGGATCAAAAGACGATGATGAGGACACTGCAGCTCATAGCTCTGCCTGTGCCAC GTGCTCAGATCCCCTCTCTGAgtcctggtcccggtctggaccaggaaatcccagagactccacagattaaagaggagccagaagaatgGAGcatcaaacaggaggaagagccACTGCCAGA GTCTGTCCCTGATTACATCGCCGTCTGTGTGAAGAccgaagaggaagaagaggacacaccaggagaggacatcagctcagagacacatgttgacagaggggacacacagggagaggacatcagctcagagacacatgtccacagagggaacacagagggagaggacatcaaCTCAGAGACATTTGTCCACCCAGAGACTGAGGAAAACATGGAGCACTCTTCTGACTCTGACAATGATGAAGACTGGAGACAGAAGGCGACAGATGCTGATGAAGGCTACTACAACCAAGTCCAGATCAGAGCCAGAGCTGTacaaaactatttatctatatatttatgCCCCACATACAAGTCTGCAGCAGAGAGCAGTGCCACTGTGAACAATGGAGGCATGTCAAGAACAGCTGAAGGAACTGAGAGAACGAAACTGCCATGCCCTTTTTGTAAAAAGAGGTATCTATCTAAACAGGATTTACTAAGACACATTAGAGTCCACACAGGAGAGAACTTACTCAGCTGTTCGATCTGCGAGAAAACATTCACCAAAAAGATTAGCCTTACAGTACATATgaagacacacacaggtgaaaaacctttcagctgttcagtctgtATGAAAGCATTTTCAGAAAAGAGTAACCTCGCTGCACACATGAGAACGCATCTGggagagaaaccttacagctgttcaatcTGTCAGAAAACATTTACCCGGAAAAGTAGTCTTGCAGTACACActagaacacacacaggagacaaaccttacagtTGTTCAATCTGCGAAAAAACATTCATCAAGAACAGCAATCTCGCCgtacacatgagaacacacacaggagacaaaccgtACAGCTGCTCAATCTGCAATAAACTATTTGCCAACAATGGTAATCTGACAGCACACATGGGAATGCATAGAGGAGAtaaacctttcagctgttcaatCTGTAATAAAACATTCACCCGAAATAACAGCCTTGAAGTACACATGAGAACCCACACAGGCgaaaaaccttacagctgttcagtctGTGCAAAAACATTCTCCAGAAAGGGTAATCTTGCTGTACACATGGGAACGCACAGAGAGGAGAAACCATGCAGCCGTTCGGACTGTTCAGAAGATTTAACACATTCATCATGTCACAAATGTTCTAACAGGACAGAGACTGGTGAGAGAATTTTTAGTTGTTCAGTCTGTAACGCAGAGTTTACGTGGAGCTCGCATCTGAAGAGTCACATGAGATGTCACACTGGGgaaaaaccttacagctgttcgaTTTGTAATGCGCAGTTTGCTTGGAGCTCCAATTTGAAAAGACATATGGGAAGTCACtcaggaggagagaaaaaggatgAACAATCAAATCACACCCATTCATCAAAAAGGCACATTGATAAGAAATAA